In Aquabacterium sp. OR-4, the following proteins share a genomic window:
- a CDS encoding TonB-dependent receptor produces the protein MAAAALLACAAAGDMAWAQATPPAAVQAVVITGQAEATDRALREQAAADSVISVVRADGIGRLPDKNAAEALQRVPGVSIERDQGEGRYVRVRGLGPDLNAVTLNGALVPAPEAGRRAVALDVLPSSLVRALVVHKTLTPDMDANSLGGTIDVQTLSAFDQPGRFLSAELGASRDSLTGRTRPNAALAWSERFDGGRLGLALGLSHEERAFGSDNVETGGAWDGDALAEFERRAYRITRKRSGLAANLEYRPTALQQWFARATYSRFSDLEQRQAHAIAFDEAQAAGATGEAESVRELKDRLETQTIRAFSLGGDWRLGAAASDWRVQGELGQSQAREKLPQRIAAAVFEADDVFSGVGFTNARAPSLVAPAAIHRAASYLLTEIEAERSLAIDRERHARLDFSRGFALAGHEAELKFGAKTSHRRKTNEQTTWKLEDLDEAPLALSDAQRSLSALNLGQAAYGLGEFGPAIASAPILAMLGRVNLDDFIDDEESRLATMTLRERIDAGYLQGKLDLGATHLLAGLRMERTRLRTEGWALVDGEFTPTRVDSRHSHWLPGLHLRHDLDRATSLRAAWTNSVVRPTFEQLSPARLVDGDEAEFGNPLLQPLRARNLDLGLERQLGYAGAVSAYAFHKQIRNFVYQTDVAGSGDWADFSEAITYANGRSARVSGLELAWSRSWRELPGPWNALVTAANATLSHSKARIAAMDDGSRVERSIPLPSQSSRVLNLMLGWETPGLGLRLAANHKSRYLLEVGDARAADADLYVAPQTQWDVSARFNLAKDTALVVEGLNLTNQAYEVLQGRSSRNAQYERYGRSLRVSVKMALF, from the coding sequence GTGGCCGCCGCCGCGCTGCTGGCCTGCGCCGCGGCCGGTGACATGGCCTGGGCCCAGGCCACGCCGCCGGCGGCGGTGCAGGCCGTGGTCATCACCGGCCAGGCCGAGGCCACCGACCGTGCACTGCGCGAGCAGGCCGCGGCCGACAGCGTGATCAGCGTGGTGCGCGCCGATGGCATTGGCCGCCTGCCCGACAAGAACGCCGCCGAGGCGCTGCAGCGTGTGCCCGGTGTCTCGATCGAACGCGACCAGGGCGAGGGCCGCTATGTGCGTGTGCGCGGCCTGGGCCCCGACCTGAACGCGGTGACGCTGAACGGCGCGCTGGTGCCGGCGCCCGAGGCCGGCCGCCGGGCGGTGGCGCTGGATGTGCTGCCCTCGTCGCTGGTGCGCGCGCTGGTGGTGCACAAGACCCTCACGCCCGACATGGACGCCAACTCGCTGGGCGGCACCATCGATGTGCAGACGCTCTCGGCCTTTGACCAGCCGGGGCGTTTTCTCAGCGCCGAGCTGGGTGCCAGCCGCGACAGCCTGACCGGCCGCACCCGGCCGAATGCCGCGCTGGCCTGGAGCGAGCGCTTTGACGGTGGCCGCCTGGGCCTGGCCCTGGGCCTGAGCCACGAGGAGCGCGCCTTCGGCTCCGACAACGTGGAAACCGGCGGCGCCTGGGACGGCGATGCGCTGGCGGAGTTCGAGCGCCGCGCCTACCGCATCACGCGCAAGCGCAGCGGCCTGGCCGCCAACCTCGAGTACCGCCCCACGGCGCTGCAGCAGTGGTTTGCACGCGCCACCTACAGCCGCTTCAGTGATCTGGAGCAGCGCCAGGCGCATGCCATCGCTTTTGACGAGGCCCAGGCGGCCGGCGCCACTGGCGAGGCCGAATCGGTGCGCGAGCTGAAAGACCGGCTCGAGACCCAGACCATCCGCGCGTTCTCACTCGGTGGCGACTGGCGCCTGGGCGCTGCCGCCAGCGACTGGCGTGTGCAGGGCGAGCTGGGCCAGAGCCAGGCGCGCGAAAAGCTGCCGCAGCGCATTGCCGCGGCGGTGTTCGAGGCCGACGATGTGTTCTCGGGCGTGGGCTTCACCAACGCCCGCGCGCCGAGCCTGGTGGCGCCGGCAGCGATCCACCGCGCGGCCAGCTACCTGCTCACCGAGATCGAGGCCGAGCGCTCGCTGGCCATCGACCGCGAGCGCCATGCGCGGCTGGATTTCTCGCGCGGCTTTGCGCTGGCCGGCCACGAGGCCGAGCTGAAGTTCGGCGCCAAGACCAGCCACCGCCGCAAGACGAACGAGCAGACCACCTGGAAGCTCGAAGACCTGGACGAGGCGCCGCTGGCGCTCAGCGATGCCCAGCGCAGCCTCAGCGCGCTGAACCTGGGGCAGGCCGCCTACGGCCTGGGCGAGTTCGGGCCGGCCATCGCCTCGGCCCCCATCCTGGCCATGCTGGGCCGCGTGAACCTCGATGACTTCATCGACGACGAAGAGTCGCGCCTGGCCACGATGACGCTGCGCGAGCGCATCGACGCCGGCTACCTGCAGGGCAAGCTGGATCTCGGCGCCACCCACCTGCTGGCCGGCCTGCGCATGGAGCGCACCCGCCTGCGCACCGAAGGCTGGGCCCTGGTGGATGGCGAGTTCACGCCCACCCGCGTGGACAGCCGCCACAGCCACTGGCTGCCCGGCCTGCACCTGCGCCACGACCTTGATCGCGCCACCAGCCTGCGTGCGGCCTGGACGAACAGCGTGGTGCGCCCCACCTTCGAGCAGCTCTCGCCGGCACGCCTGGTGGATGGCGACGAGGCCGAGTTCGGCAACCCGCTGCTCCAGCCGCTGCGCGCGCGCAACCTCGATCTGGGCCTCGAGCGCCAGCTGGGCTATGCCGGTGCGGTGTCGGCCTACGCCTTCCACAAGCAGATCCGCAACTTCGTCTACCAGACCGATGTGGCCGGCAGCGGCGACTGGGCCGATTTCAGCGAGGCCATCACCTATGCCAATGGCCGCAGCGCACGGGTCAGCGGGCTGGAGCTGGCCTGGTCGCGCAGTTGGCGCGAGCTGCCGGGGCCGTGGAACGCCCTGGTCACCGCGGCCAATGCCACGCTCAGCCACTCGAAGGCGCGTATCGCGGCCATGGACGATGGCAGCCGCGTGGAGCGCAGCATCCCGCTGCCCAGCCAGTCGTCGCGCGTGCTGAACCTGATGCTGGGCTGGGAAACGCCCGGCCTGGGCCTGCGCCTGGCGGCCAATCACAAGTCGCGCTACCTGCTCGAGGTGGGCGATGCGCGCGCTGCCGACGCCGACCTGTACGTGGCGCCGCAGACGCAGTGGGATGTGTCGGCGCGCTTCAACCTGGCCAAGGACACGGCCCTGGTCGTCGAGGGCCTGAACCTCACGAACCAGGCCTACGAGGTGCTGCAGGGCCGCAGCAGCCGCAACGCACAGTACGAGCGCTATGGCCGCAGCCTGCGCGTGTCGGTGAAGATGGCGCTGTTCTGA
- a CDS encoding GGDEF domain-containing protein: MFQHLASSATRRSGLPHWRAHQWLALGLLAGWLLLALLFAQQGLPKPLAAWHALDIAGEGCLALLAGAWALVVLDSRPAGRVTRWLGAGLALLSLSAGADLMDEFFTLPAQAVLLRWLESGLTPPGLLALSVGLVLWRQEQQVIGLQLAGREGGLRDHRSFDQLTRLADAGHLRRVLEQALDTPASGSLVMLELASRSAAERLHGRRAGQQLMRAVVQMVLLNLRPDDLLCRYGGDRLVLWLPGTPLAEAHQRASALQRMAEALHTYAARHGPALGAQLRVALQPLDGEALAQAAAGRPAPGPAAAAAASVQVRAQAPLSALCRLLDEAGGPGEASAAATAGCAAAR; this comes from the coding sequence ATGTTCCAGCACCTTGCCTCGTCCGCCACCCGCCGCAGCGGCCTGCCGCACTGGCGTGCCCACCAGTGGCTGGCGTTGGGCCTGCTGGCCGGCTGGCTGCTGCTGGCGCTGCTGTTTGCGCAACAGGGCCTGCCCAAGCCGCTGGCCGCCTGGCATGCGCTGGACATCGCCGGCGAGGGCTGCCTGGCCCTGCTGGCCGGCGCCTGGGCCCTGGTGGTGCTGGACAGCCGCCCCGCCGGCCGCGTGACCCGCTGGCTGGGGGCCGGGCTGGCGCTGCTGTCGCTGTCGGCCGGGGCCGACCTGATGGACGAGTTTTTCACCCTGCCCGCGCAGGCCGTGCTGCTGCGCTGGCTCGAATCAGGGCTCACGCCGCCCGGCCTGCTGGCGCTGAGCGTGGGCCTGGTGCTGTGGCGGCAGGAGCAGCAGGTCATCGGCCTGCAGCTGGCCGGGCGCGAAGGCGGGCTGCGCGACCACCGCAGCTTTGACCAGCTGACCCGGCTGGCCGATGCCGGGCACTTGCGCCGCGTGCTCGAGCAGGCGCTCGACACGCCCGCCAGCGGCAGTCTGGTGATGCTGGAGCTGGCCAGCCGCAGTGCGGCAGAGCGACTGCACGGCCGCCGCGCCGGCCAGCAGCTGATGCGTGCCGTGGTGCAGATGGTGTTGCTGAACCTGCGCCCCGACGACCTGCTGTGCCGCTACGGTGGCGACCGCCTGGTGCTGTGGCTGCCCGGCACCCCGCTGGCCGAGGCACACCAGCGTGCCAGCGCCCTGCAGCGCATGGCCGAGGCCCTGCACACCTACGCGGCCCGGCATGGCCCGGCCCTGGGCGCGCAGCTGCGCGTGGCGCTGCAGCCTCTGGATGGCGAGGCACTGGCCCAGGCCGCCGCCGGCCGGCCGGCGCCCGGCCCGGCCGCTGCGGCGGCGGCCAGCGTCCAGGTGCGTGCGCAGGCGCCGCTCAGTGCGCTGTGCCGCCTGCTCGACGAGGCCGGCGGTCCGGGTGAAGCCAGCGCAGCCGCCACCGCCGGCTGCGCGGCCGCGCGCTGA